One genomic segment of Salminus brasiliensis chromosome 6, fSalBra1.hap2, whole genome shotgun sequence includes these proteins:
- the alas2 gene encoding 5-aminolevulinate synthase, erythroid-specific, mitochondrial isoform X1, whose product MTSLHLYSKEKQSISSLVSMGWWLGSGFELTSPSLTVTHLRVETVNCTRPSTAQPGHCLCASANGQTFVLSAGQQFDRRRPHTTTIRPRQSHLIYLLTTITDELPSGKVMSAILHHCPFLKSAPGPALRNVGGFLGLADRCPIIVRQITVKADQSQDEKGLLPHKEAKRHLAISAAQVAVSLTKSCPFVSSKIGLVKASPHVQEDVQPELTSTHEEEGMINSLFSGLQGLHSSSPSHLLKDNMVGPSFEYDDFFTQKIVEKKNDHTYRVFKTVNRYADVFPFAEDYTVSGRPTSQVSVWCSNDYLGMSRHPRVVKAIWEALEKHGAGAGGTRNISGTSNYHVSLEKELALLHQKDAALVFSSCFVANDSTLFTLAKMLPGCEIYSDMGNHASMIQGIRNSGAKRFIFRHNDARHLEELLSRSDPRTPKIVAFETVHSMDGAICPLEELCDVAHKYGAMTFVDEVHAVGLYGAHGAGVGERDGVMHKIDIVSGTLGKAFGCVGGYIASTAALVDTVRSFAAGFIFTTSLPPMVLAGAVESVRVLRSPEGQALRRAHQRNVKHMRQLLLDAGLPVINCPSHIIPIRVGNAEKNSRVCDILLQRHNIYVQAINYPTVPRGEELLRLAPSPYHNPIMMDYFVEKLVDVWQEVGLPLNGPATASCTFCDRPLYFDLMSEWEKSYFGNMEPTYITVAAQ is encoded by the exons ATGACCAGTCTTCATCTGTACTCAAAAGAAAAACAGTCTATCAGCTCATTGGTGTCTATGGGTTGGTGGTTAGGCTCTGGGTTTGAACTGACCTCTCCCTCCCTTACTGTGACACACTTGAGGGTGGAGACCGTTAACTGCACTCGACCCTCAACAGCACAGCCTGGCCACTGTCTCTGTGCTTCTGCTAATGGTCAGACGTTCGTCCTCAGTGCAGGTCAACAG TTTGATAGGAGGCGACCACATACCACAACAATACGCCCTAGGCAAAGCCATCTGATTTATCTTCTGACCACAATAACAGATGAACTGCCAT CTGGTAAAGTCATGTCTGCCATTCTGCATCACTGTCCATTCCTGAAGTCCGCTCCAGGTCCAGCCCTGAGGAATGTAGGGGGCTTTTTGGGCCTGGCTGACCGATGCCCCATCATTGTGCGTCAGATTACCGTAAAAGCCGATCAGAGCCAGGATGAAAAAG GTTTGCTGCCGCATAAGGAAGCAAAACGCCACTTGGCTATCTCTGCTGCTCAGGTGGCTGTGTCCCTGACCAAGTCCTGTCCATTTGTGTCCTCTAAGATTGGACTGGTCAAAGCCAGTCCTCATGTTCAGGAGGATGTCCAGCCAGAACTGACCAGTACTCATGAGGAGGAAG GAATGATCAACTCTCTGTTTTCTGGTCTACAAGGACTTCACTCATCCTCACCATCTCACCTGCTCAAGGATAACATGG TTGGGCCCAGTTTTGAGTATGATGACTTCTTCACCCAAAAGATCGTTGAGAAGAAGAATGACCACACGTACCGTGTTTTTAAGACGGTGAATCGCTATGCAGACGTCTTCCCTTTTGCTGAGGACTATACTGTGTCTGGACGACCCACCTCCCAGGTGTCCGTCTGGTGCAGCAATGATTACTTGGGCATGAGTCGTCATCCACGAGTCGTTAAAGCTATATG GGAAGCTTTGGAAAAACATGGCGCTGGAGCAGGTGGCACCAGAAACATCTCTGGCACAAGTAACTACCATGTATCTCTAGAGAAGGAACTGGCGCTTCTTCATCAGAAGGATGCAGCCCTTGTCTTCTCCTCATGTTTTGTGGCCAATGATTCCACCCTTTTCACTCTGGCAAAAATGCTTCCAG GTTGTGAAATTTATTCAGACATGGGGAACCATGCCTCCATGATCCAGGGCATCAGGAACAGTGGAGCCAAACGCTTTATCTTCCGTCACAATGATGCTAGACACCTGGAAGAGTTGCTCAGTCGCTCTGACCCTAGGACCCCAAAGATCGTAGCCTTCGAGACAGTGCACTCCATGGATG GCGCTATCTGCCCTCTGGAGGAGCTGTGTGACGTTGCACACAAATACGGCGCCATGACCTTTGTGGATGAGGTTCATGCAGTAGGCCTGTATGGGGCACATGGAGCAGGAGTTGGAGAGAGAGACGGTGTAATGCACAAAATTGACATTGTCTCTGGCACTTTGG GTAAGGCATTTGGTTGCGTTGGAGGCTACATAGCCAGCACTGCTGCGCTAGTGGACACAGTGCGCTCCTTTGCTGCCGGGTTTATCTTTACCACCTCGCTGCCTCCCATGGTGTTGGCTGGAGCTGTAGAGTCTGTGAGAGTCCTGAGGAGTCCAGAGGGTCAAGCCCTACGCCGGGCCCACCAGAGAAACGTCAAACATATGAGGCAGCTGTTGCTGGATGCAGGTCTGCCTGTCATCAACTGCCCCAGCCACATCATCCCGATACGG GTTGGAAATGCAGAGAAAAATTCCAGGGTGTGTGACATCCTGCTGCAGAGACACAACATCTATGTTCAGGCCATAAACTATCCCACTGTGCCACGAGGAGAAGAGCTGCTGCGATTGGCTCCTTCCCCTTACCACAACCCCATCATGATGGACTACTTTGTGG AGAAACTGGTGGATGTATGGCAGGAGGTTGGGCTGCCACTGAATGGACCTGCAACGGCCTCCTGTACCTTCTGTGATCGCCCTCTCTACTTCGACCTCATGAGCGAGTGGGAGAAGAGTTACTTTGGAAACATGGAGCCAACATATATTACAGTTGCTGCACAATAA
- the alas2 gene encoding 5-aminolevulinate synthase, erythroid-specific, mitochondrial isoform X2: protein MSAILHHCPFLKSAPGPALRNVGGFLGLADRCPIIVRQITVKADQSQDEKGLLPHKEAKRHLAISAAQVAVSLTKSCPFVSSKIGLVKASPHVQEDVQPELTSTHEEEGMINSLFSGLQGLHSSSPSHLLKDNMVGPSFEYDDFFTQKIVEKKNDHTYRVFKTVNRYADVFPFAEDYTVSGRPTSQVSVWCSNDYLGMSRHPRVVKAIWEALEKHGAGAGGTRNISGTSNYHVSLEKELALLHQKDAALVFSSCFVANDSTLFTLAKMLPGCEIYSDMGNHASMIQGIRNSGAKRFIFRHNDARHLEELLSRSDPRTPKIVAFETVHSMDGAICPLEELCDVAHKYGAMTFVDEVHAVGLYGAHGAGVGERDGVMHKIDIVSGTLGKAFGCVGGYIASTAALVDTVRSFAAGFIFTTSLPPMVLAGAVESVRVLRSPEGQALRRAHQRNVKHMRQLLLDAGLPVINCPSHIIPIRVGNAEKNSRVCDILLQRHNIYVQAINYPTVPRGEELLRLAPSPYHNPIMMDYFVEKLVDVWQEVGLPLNGPATASCTFCDRPLYFDLMSEWEKSYFGNMEPTYITVAAQ, encoded by the exons ATGTCTGCCATTCTGCATCACTGTCCATTCCTGAAGTCCGCTCCAGGTCCAGCCCTGAGGAATGTAGGGGGCTTTTTGGGCCTGGCTGACCGATGCCCCATCATTGTGCGTCAGATTACCGTAAAAGCCGATCAGAGCCAGGATGAAAAAG GTTTGCTGCCGCATAAGGAAGCAAAACGCCACTTGGCTATCTCTGCTGCTCAGGTGGCTGTGTCCCTGACCAAGTCCTGTCCATTTGTGTCCTCTAAGATTGGACTGGTCAAAGCCAGTCCTCATGTTCAGGAGGATGTCCAGCCAGAACTGACCAGTACTCATGAGGAGGAAG GAATGATCAACTCTCTGTTTTCTGGTCTACAAGGACTTCACTCATCCTCACCATCTCACCTGCTCAAGGATAACATGG TTGGGCCCAGTTTTGAGTATGATGACTTCTTCACCCAAAAGATCGTTGAGAAGAAGAATGACCACACGTACCGTGTTTTTAAGACGGTGAATCGCTATGCAGACGTCTTCCCTTTTGCTGAGGACTATACTGTGTCTGGACGACCCACCTCCCAGGTGTCCGTCTGGTGCAGCAATGATTACTTGGGCATGAGTCGTCATCCACGAGTCGTTAAAGCTATATG GGAAGCTTTGGAAAAACATGGCGCTGGAGCAGGTGGCACCAGAAACATCTCTGGCACAAGTAACTACCATGTATCTCTAGAGAAGGAACTGGCGCTTCTTCATCAGAAGGATGCAGCCCTTGTCTTCTCCTCATGTTTTGTGGCCAATGATTCCACCCTTTTCACTCTGGCAAAAATGCTTCCAG GTTGTGAAATTTATTCAGACATGGGGAACCATGCCTCCATGATCCAGGGCATCAGGAACAGTGGAGCCAAACGCTTTATCTTCCGTCACAATGATGCTAGACACCTGGAAGAGTTGCTCAGTCGCTCTGACCCTAGGACCCCAAAGATCGTAGCCTTCGAGACAGTGCACTCCATGGATG GCGCTATCTGCCCTCTGGAGGAGCTGTGTGACGTTGCACACAAATACGGCGCCATGACCTTTGTGGATGAGGTTCATGCAGTAGGCCTGTATGGGGCACATGGAGCAGGAGTTGGAGAGAGAGACGGTGTAATGCACAAAATTGACATTGTCTCTGGCACTTTGG GTAAGGCATTTGGTTGCGTTGGAGGCTACATAGCCAGCACTGCTGCGCTAGTGGACACAGTGCGCTCCTTTGCTGCCGGGTTTATCTTTACCACCTCGCTGCCTCCCATGGTGTTGGCTGGAGCTGTAGAGTCTGTGAGAGTCCTGAGGAGTCCAGAGGGTCAAGCCCTACGCCGGGCCCACCAGAGAAACGTCAAACATATGAGGCAGCTGTTGCTGGATGCAGGTCTGCCTGTCATCAACTGCCCCAGCCACATCATCCCGATACGG GTTGGAAATGCAGAGAAAAATTCCAGGGTGTGTGACATCCTGCTGCAGAGACACAACATCTATGTTCAGGCCATAAACTATCCCACTGTGCCACGAGGAGAAGAGCTGCTGCGATTGGCTCCTTCCCCTTACCACAACCCCATCATGATGGACTACTTTGTGG AGAAACTGGTGGATGTATGGCAGGAGGTTGGGCTGCCACTGAATGGACCTGCAACGGCCTCCTGTACCTTCTGTGATCGCCCTCTCTACTTCGACCTCATGAGCGAGTGGGAGAAGAGTTACTTTGGAAACATGGAGCCAACATATATTACAGTTGCTGCACAATAA
- the alas2 gene encoding 5-aminolevulinate synthase, erythroid-specific, mitochondrial isoform X3, with product MKKIGLVKASPHVQEDVQPELTSTHEEEGMINSLFSGLQGLHSSSPSHLLKDNMVGPSFEYDDFFTQKIVEKKNDHTYRVFKTVNRYADVFPFAEDYTVSGRPTSQVSVWCSNDYLGMSRHPRVVKAIWEALEKHGAGAGGTRNISGTSNYHVSLEKELALLHQKDAALVFSSCFVANDSTLFTLAKMLPGCEIYSDMGNHASMIQGIRNSGAKRFIFRHNDARHLEELLSRSDPRTPKIVAFETVHSMDGAICPLEELCDVAHKYGAMTFVDEVHAVGLYGAHGAGVGERDGVMHKIDIVSGTLGKAFGCVGGYIASTAALVDTVRSFAAGFIFTTSLPPMVLAGAVESVRVLRSPEGQALRRAHQRNVKHMRQLLLDAGLPVINCPSHIIPIRVGNAEKNSRVCDILLQRHNIYVQAINYPTVPRGEELLRLAPSPYHNPIMMDYFVEKLVDVWQEVGLPLNGPATASCTFCDRPLYFDLMSEWEKSYFGNMEPTYITVAAQ from the exons ATGAAAAAG ATTGGACTGGTCAAAGCCAGTCCTCATGTTCAGGAGGATGTCCAGCCAGAACTGACCAGTACTCATGAGGAGGAAG GAATGATCAACTCTCTGTTTTCTGGTCTACAAGGACTTCACTCATCCTCACCATCTCACCTGCTCAAGGATAACATGG TTGGGCCCAGTTTTGAGTATGATGACTTCTTCACCCAAAAGATCGTTGAGAAGAAGAATGACCACACGTACCGTGTTTTTAAGACGGTGAATCGCTATGCAGACGTCTTCCCTTTTGCTGAGGACTATACTGTGTCTGGACGACCCACCTCCCAGGTGTCCGTCTGGTGCAGCAATGATTACTTGGGCATGAGTCGTCATCCACGAGTCGTTAAAGCTATATG GGAAGCTTTGGAAAAACATGGCGCTGGAGCAGGTGGCACCAGAAACATCTCTGGCACAAGTAACTACCATGTATCTCTAGAGAAGGAACTGGCGCTTCTTCATCAGAAGGATGCAGCCCTTGTCTTCTCCTCATGTTTTGTGGCCAATGATTCCACCCTTTTCACTCTGGCAAAAATGCTTCCAG GTTGTGAAATTTATTCAGACATGGGGAACCATGCCTCCATGATCCAGGGCATCAGGAACAGTGGAGCCAAACGCTTTATCTTCCGTCACAATGATGCTAGACACCTGGAAGAGTTGCTCAGTCGCTCTGACCCTAGGACCCCAAAGATCGTAGCCTTCGAGACAGTGCACTCCATGGATG GCGCTATCTGCCCTCTGGAGGAGCTGTGTGACGTTGCACACAAATACGGCGCCATGACCTTTGTGGATGAGGTTCATGCAGTAGGCCTGTATGGGGCACATGGAGCAGGAGTTGGAGAGAGAGACGGTGTAATGCACAAAATTGACATTGTCTCTGGCACTTTGG GTAAGGCATTTGGTTGCGTTGGAGGCTACATAGCCAGCACTGCTGCGCTAGTGGACACAGTGCGCTCCTTTGCTGCCGGGTTTATCTTTACCACCTCGCTGCCTCCCATGGTGTTGGCTGGAGCTGTAGAGTCTGTGAGAGTCCTGAGGAGTCCAGAGGGTCAAGCCCTACGCCGGGCCCACCAGAGAAACGTCAAACATATGAGGCAGCTGTTGCTGGATGCAGGTCTGCCTGTCATCAACTGCCCCAGCCACATCATCCCGATACGG GTTGGAAATGCAGAGAAAAATTCCAGGGTGTGTGACATCCTGCTGCAGAGACACAACATCTATGTTCAGGCCATAAACTATCCCACTGTGCCACGAGGAGAAGAGCTGCTGCGATTGGCTCCTTCCCCTTACCACAACCCCATCATGATGGACTACTTTGTGG AGAAACTGGTGGATGTATGGCAGGAGGTTGGGCTGCCACTGAATGGACCTGCAACGGCCTCCTGTACCTTCTGTGATCGCCCTCTCTACTTCGACCTCATGAGCGAGTGGGAGAAGAGTTACTTTGGAAACATGGAGCCAACATATATTACAGTTGCTGCACAATAA
- the ela2l gene encoding elastase 2 like → MMKFVVLALLVVGAYGCGNPTFPPIVKRVVGGEDVRPHSWPWQISLQYTRSGAWYHTCGGTLISPQWVLTAAHCISSSNTYRVELGKHNLKEVEDGSVAISAGKIVVHEKWSSLFIRNDIALVKLANPVTISDTILPACLPEEGYILPHDAPCYVTGWGRIKTGGPIADILQQALLPVVDHATCTRFDWWGSQVKETMVCAGGDGIVSGCNGDSGGPLNCQNADGVWEVHGIVSFGSGLSCNYPKKPTVFTRVTSYISWISSTIAAN, encoded by the exons ATGATGAAGTTTGTGGTATTGGCTCTTCTGGTCGTCGGAG CTTATGGGTGTGGAAACCCCACCTTTCCCCCCATTGTAAAGAGGGTTGTGGGGGGTGAAGATGTTCGTCCTCACAGCTGGCCCTGGCAG ATCTCTCTCCAGTACACCAGGAGTGGTGCCTGGTACCACACTTGCGGTGGCACCCTCATCTCCCCACAGTGGGTTTTGACCGCTGCCCACTGTATCAG cagcagcaacacataCAGAGTTGAGCTTGGCAAACACAACTTGAAGGAGGTTGAGGACGGTTCTGTGGCTATCTCTGCAGGCAAGATCGTTGTTCACGAGAAGTGGAGCTCCCTCTTCATTCG CAATGACATTGCCCTGGTGAAGCTGGCTAACCCTGTGACCATCAGTGACACCATCCTACCAGCTTGTCTTCCCGAGGAAGGTTACATCCTGCCCCACGATGCCCCCTGCTACGTCACTGGATGGGGACGCATAAAGA CTGGAGGTCCTATTGCTGATATCCTGCAGCAGGCTCTGCTCCCTGTGGTTGACCATGCTACCTGCACTAGGTTCGACTGGTGGGGCAGCCAAGTTAAGGAGACCATGGTCTGTGCTGGAGGAGACGGCATTGTTTCTGGCTGCAAT GGTGATTCTGGTGGACCCCTGAACTGCCAGAATGCCGATGGTGTCTGGGAAGTCCACGGTATTGTTAGCTTTGGTTCTGGCCTGAGCTGCAACTACCCCAAGAAGCCCACCGTCTTCACCCGGGTCACCTCCTACATCAGCTGGATCAGCAGT ACCATTGCTGCTAATTAA
- the LOC140557355 gene encoding chymotrypsin-like elastase family member 2A, whose translation MELVILALLVAGAYGCGKPTYPPSVSRVVGGDDVKANSWPWQASLQYLSGSRYYHTCGGTLISNQWVLTAAHCIGSRTYRVYLGKHSLDTANEKGSIAIAPAKIIVHEQWDSYRIRNDIALIKLQTPVELSDTISPACLPPAGQVLPNNYPCYVTGWGRLWTGGPIADILQQALLPVVDHATCAQPDWWGNLVTEKMVCAGGDGLLASCNGDSGGPLNCQRSDGTWDVDGVVSFGSSLGCNYPKKPSVFTRVSSYINWINNVMTSN comes from the exons ATGGAGCTTGTGATCTTGGCTTTGCTCGTCGCTGGCG CTTATGGATGTGGGAAGCCTACCTACCCACCTTCTGTTAGCAGGGTTGTAGGGGGTGATGATGTCAAAGCTAACAGCTGGCCCTGGCAG GCCTCTCTGCAGTATCTGAGTGGCAGCAGGTACTACCACACCTGTGGAGGCACCCTGATCTCCAACCAGTGGGTTCTTACTGCTGCTCACTGCATTGG CAGTCGCACCTACAGAGTGTACCTGGGTAAACACAGTCTGGACACTGCCAACGAGAAAGGCTCCATAGCCATCGCTCCTGCCAAGATCATCGTTCATGAGCAGTGGGATTCCTACAGAATCCG TAATGACATTGCCCTGATCAAGCTGCAGACCCCTGTGGAACTTTCTGACACCATCAGTCCTGCCTGTCTGCCCCCTGCAGGACAGGTCCTGCCTAACAACTACCCCTGCTATGTTACAGGCTGGGGTCGGCTCTGGA ctggAGGTCCTATTGCTGATATCCTGCAGCAGGCTCTTCTCCCTGTGGTTGACCATGCTACCTGCGCTCAGCCTGACTGGTGGGGAAATCTGGTCACTGAAAAAATGGTGTGTGCTGGAGGAGATGGACTGCTGGCCAGCTGCAAC GGTGACTCTGGTGGTCCTCTGAACTGCCAGAGGTCTGATGGCACATGGGATGTAGATGGTGTTGTGAGCTTTGGCTCCAGTCTGGGCTGCAACTACCCCAAGAAGCCCTCCGTCTTCACCCGTGTTTCCTCCTACATTAATTGGATCAACAAT GTGATGACATCCAACTGA
- the LOC140556816 gene encoding forkhead-associated domain-containing protein 1-like: protein MKAYLKTLNWVVKLQPKRTTVGRHKDADLCLQNGGVDEHHATIEWNEGEHCYVLSDLNSVHGTYVNDCRIHNAAVRLTPGDELHFGYGGSTYKLLMETADPLPILPAQSTAPPAQVKSHARSPPVTPRPPCRPRPASAGAKRSSLGPKASELWGCSRRSGGWTSSTGRGLSLRNVSSSQSSRSMQDLQDKEESWVRCGEELSGLIVYEGEGQRKECVMAALRDEVSALRLQLSQSSQSTQSDLDIRNKLNSLARDIQEKKEEIQHLKEQMMEMQKNSSELVAQSIAEREQRISSLRGQLANLKSENSKCTALANSLQKDLLSREKQTLKLAAEVDKLRQDVRYKDAQLSNMANKFSQMKESEKIQEEFHAREKEVESLKKTVERLEGTLKENKKELKQQNTEGDVLKHKLEQIMQEQASLQTETGRMKLLHQQTLQREEKAQTELRQTQTRLENLCSQITKRILLTSETVLEQEVLERLSALAEQKEEFRIRVQELEQKLQEHTENQRLVEEDTEKLKARLTEWQSPAQKVCIVDALQRQISALQDEKVCPAVSWIQTHTLSVLSSLHTQLQDTASRLLAAGMEVSENTGGLLGAIQALCQQHQERQAELRSLKAEKHLLEEREALAGDLQDRLEAMGQELEHQKLQVAEKQAEMESTVKLQLEKMKTDLESAQTAEAALHLEMEMQEKEWRNKLEEAEKRESELRERIREGEQQDEHWRERMKEVKDREEEWGKRVKEALQRGAEEERERTREEIEEYREQVRQHAYTIVAMEKQVSTAEQRKIEMQEERDSLMQQLTESLGRLEVDKPSVSPEQQQLEQTVTSLRASLEASQQEVAKQGEVITSLSRDLAHAHACLSDLTGELSEQQKMELETHRALVVEQRMQLSTLTQKLTMTSQLLESKDEELKALREKLNQMEADLKSKTEGQEDTSLVPLLTKQHTKDVAIMVSPSHMTTQGLVGKGHRHEEMLHQQKKTLAEMRARIRAVEHKWPSKLLGQQGEPVKPGQMKTHRPQRSAIRRGSISSVSGFAFPEALSEAALERTARLDMSDTLELSERTYVDLARALCEVLELSEGQLSGCVPIKHVPPAERKRLASLRRDDLELFRNRLALQNSQSQTTHLLLQQSQAEIHTLRESLTVSQQLQAALDSVRAELEGGKLENSALRQALQLAQTQLQHQRDQHCPKSRKALTMEGMVGRSGRIGHHNCVPNDNYDKVAVPKRRQQQQERRRRRETEVDVLKSERGHKEQAACKVASQLASVPQQQQHMELTEAH, encoded by the exons ATGAAGGCTTACCTCAAAACTTTAAACTGGGTCGTTAAACTCCAGCCCAAACGCACGACGGTGGGAAGACACAAGGATGCTGATCTCTGCCTACAG AATGGGGGTGTGGATGAGCACCATGCTACTATTGAATGGAATGAGGGGGAGCACTGCTATGTTCTGAGTGATCTGAACTCTGTCCATGGCACCTACGTCAATGACTGTCGCATACACAATGCAGCAGTGCGCCTTACACCCGGAGATGAGCTCCACTTTGGATATGGAGGCTCAACCTACAAACTCTTAATGGAGACTGCAGACCCA CTCCCTATTCTGCCTGCCCAATCCACCGCACCCCCAGCCCAGGTAAAGAGTCATGCACGGTCCCCTCCTGTTACCCCTCGCCCCCCCTGCAGGCCAAGACCGGCAAGCGCTGGAGCTAAACGTTCCAGTTTAGGCCCAAAGGCTTCAGAGCTCTGGGGCTGCTCTCGTAGATCAG GAGGCTGGACCAGCAGCACAGGAAGAGGACTTTCTCTCAGAAATGTATCTTCATCACAGAGCTCTCGCAGCATGCAAGACTTACAGGACAAG GAGGAGAGCTGGGTGAGGTGCGGCGAGGAGTTGAGTGGTTTGATCGTGTATGAAGGAGAAGGTCAGAGGAAGGAGTGTGTGATGGCAGCTCTGAGGGATGAGGTGTCAGCGCTCAGGCTGCAGCTCAGTCAGAGCAGTCAAAGCACCCAGAGTGACCTGGACATTCGAAACAAACTCAACAGCCTGGCCAGAGACATTCAGGAGAAAAAAGAGGAGATCCAGCATCTAAAGGAGCAG ATGATGGAGATGCAGAAGAATTCTAGTGAGCTTGTTGCTCAGTCTatagcagagagagagcagaggatcAGCAGTCTGAGAGGACAGCTGGCTAACCTCAAGAGTGAAAACAGCAAGTGTACAG CACTGGCGAACAGCCTGCAGAAGGATCTCTTATCTCGGGAAAAGCAGACACTGAAGCTGGCTGCTGAGGTTGACAAACTCAGACAAGATGTGAGATATAAGGATGCCCAACTTAGCAACATGGCTAACAAG TTTTCACAgatgaaagagagtgagaagatTCAGGAAGAGTTTCATGCCAGAGAAAAGGAGGTGGAATCACTCAAGAAG ACTGTAGAGAGGTTGGAGGGGACTCTGAAAGAGAACaagaaggagctgaagcagCAGAACACGGAGGGAGACGTCCTTAAACACAAACTGGAGCAGATAATGCAG GAACAAGCTTCTCTTCAGACTGAGACTGGAAGAATGAAGCTGCTGCACCAGCAAACACTTCAGAGGGAAGAGAAGGCACAAACAGAACTGAGACAAACACAGACAAGG CTTGAGAATCTGTGCAGTCAGATCACAAAACGCATACTCCTTACTTCTGAAACAGTATTAGAACAAGAG GTCCTGGAGCGTTTGTCAGCGCTAGCCGAACAGAAGGAGGAGTTTAGAATCAGAGTGCAGGAGCTGGAGCAAAAACTGCAAGAACACACTGAGAACCAGAGGCTCGTAGAGGAAGACACTGAGAAACTCAAGGCCAGACTGACTGAATGGCAG AGTCCTGCACAAAAGGTGTGCATAGTGGATGCATTACAGAGACAAATATCTGCCCTCCAGGATGAAAAGGTGTGTCCCGCTGTCAGCTGGATTCAGACTCACACACTTTCTGTTCTGAGTAGtctacacacacagctgcaggacACTGCAAGCAGACTGCTGGCGGCAGGGATGGAAGTGTCAGAGAATACTGGAG GACTGTTAGGGGCCATACAGGCTTTGTGCCAACAACACCAGGAGAGGCAAGCAGAACTCAGGAGTCTGAAG GCAGAAAAGCACCTCCTTGAAGAAAGAGAAGCTCTGGCTGGTGACCTACAGGACAGACTGGAGGCCATGGGACAGGAACTGGAACATCAGAAATTACAG GTTGCAGAGAAACAAGCGGAGATGGAGAGCACTGTAAAGCTGCAGCTGGAGAAGATGAAGACTGATCTAGAGTCAGCCCAAACAGCTGAA GCTGCTTTACActtggagatggagatgcaggaAAAGGAGTGGCGCAACAAACTGGAGGAagcagagaaaagagaaagtgagcTGAGGGAGAGAATCAGAGAAGGAGAACAACAAGACGAGCattggagagagagaatgaaagaggtGAAGGACAGAGAGGAAGAATGGGGGAAACGAGTGAAGGAGGCCCTGCAGAGGGGAgctgaggaggagagagagaggaccagAGAGGAGATTGAGGAGTACAGGGAGCAG GTGCGGCAACATGCTTACACCATTGTTGCAATGGAGAAGCAAGTGAGCACAGCCGAGCAAAGAAAGATAGAGATGCAGGAGGAGAGAGACTCGCTGATGCAGCAGCTCACAG AGTCACTCGGCAGACTGGAGGTTGACAAACCCAGTGTTTCACCTGAGCAGCAGCAACTGGAACAGACAGTAACATCTCTCAG GGCATCACTTGAAGCATCCCAACAGGAAGTGGCCAAGCAGGGTGAGGTCATCACCTCTCTGAGTCGTGACTTGGCGCATGCTCATGCTTGCCTGTCTGATCTTACAG GGGAATTGAGTGAGCAGCAGAAGATGGAACTGGAGACACATAGAGCTTTAGTGGTGGAACAGAGGATGCAGCTGAGCACACTCACACAGAAACTAACCATGACCTCTCAGCTGCTGGAATCGAAGGATGAGGAACTGAAGGCACTGAGAGAGAAGTTGAA CCAAATGGAGGCGGACTTGAAGAGTAAAACAGAAGGCCAGGAGGACACCAGTCTTGTTCCTCTCCTAACAAAACAACATACTAAG GATGTGGCTATTATGGTTAGTCCCAGCCATATGACTACACAGGGTTTGGTGGGCAAAGGTCATCGTCATGAagaaatgctgcatcagcagaaGAAAACGCTTGCTGAGATGAGAGCGAGGATCAGAGCTGTTGAACACAAGTGGCCCAGCA AGCTGTTAGGCCAGCAGGGGGAGCCAGTGAAACCGGGCCAAATGAAGACTCACAGGCCTCAGAGATCTGCAATACGAAGGGGCTCTATCAGCTCTGTG AGTGGCTTTGCCTTCCCCGAGGCTTTAAGTGAAGCAGCATTGGAACGCACAGCGAGGCTGGACATGTCTGACACTTTGGAGCTAAGCGAGAGGACT tATGTGGACTTGGCGCGAGCGCTGTGTGAAGTTTTGGAGCTGAGTGAGGGGCAGCTTTCAGGGTGTGTCCCAATAAAGCACGTCCCGCCCGCGGAGAGAAAGCGGTTGGCCTCACTCAGGCGGGATGACCTGGAGCTGTTCCGAAACCGACTGGCTCTGCAGAACAGCCAAAGCCAAACTACACACCTGCTACTGCAGCAGAGCCAGGCAGAGATACACACACTAAG gGAAAGCTTGACTGTGAGTCAGCAGCTGCAGGCAGCGCTGGACAGTGTACGTGCAGAGCTAGAAGGTGGAAAGCTGGAAAACAGCGCACTCCGCCAGGCCCTGCAGCTTGCCCAGACACAGCTTCAGCACCAACGAGACCAGCACTGCCCTAAGAGTCGCAAG GCTCTGACTATGGAGGGAATGGTGGGGAGGAGTGGAAGAATTGGCCATCATAACTGTGTACCGAATGACAACTATGATAAG